In Bacillus methanolicus, the following proteins share a genomic window:
- a CDS encoding competence protein ComK yields the protein MEKKTFHYELNPNTMAVLPIKDEKYASKILETDDVLYSVRTPIQLIKDACLEGGSTYEGRKRAVVYLTGTHNKIPVPVNPQLDMYAFPTESPRSFDCQWIFHNHVKRILPGKHRQGSIIVFSNQSRLHLDISYYALQKQLHRTAYTKFRFSSPEKVLT from the coding sequence ATGGAGAAAAAAACGTTCCACTATGAATTAAATCCGAATACGATGGCTGTTTTGCCTATAAAGGATGAAAAGTATGCCAGTAAAATCCTTGAGACAGATGATGTACTATATTCTGTAAGAACTCCTATTCAACTAATAAAGGATGCTTGTCTCGAAGGCGGATCAACCTATGAGGGAAGAAAGCGGGCTGTTGTTTACTTGACCGGAACTCATAATAAAATTCCCGTACCGGTCAACCCGCAGCTGGATATGTATGCGTTCCCGACGGAATCGCCAAGATCTTTTGATTGTCAATGGATTTTTCACAACCATGTAAAACGAATTTTGCCGGGAAAACATCGTCAAGGTTCCATTATTGTATTTTCCAATCAATCCCGGCTGCATCTTGATATTTCTTATTATGCTCTTCAAAAACAACTTCACCGTACAGCATATACAAAGTTTCGTTTTTCCTCACCTGAGAAAGTCCTTACTTAA
- a CDS encoding zinc ribbon domain-containing protein produces the protein MSDIQTKLGEGLNMLQGSLQQGKQKLQIAQEISQLKKSLQETIDQRANLIIKIGEQVYKMLRMSSLHDDTLTEMAQPLLDLDKQIYQIRQSLEELNKTTANGNACSNCRSPVSENDRFCGSCGSKIAAMNTADNEERIQCGTCSATVPATAQFCGCCGVKI, from the coding sequence GTGAGTGATATTCAGACAAAACTTGGCGAAGGATTGAATATGCTCCAGGGCAGCCTTCAGCAAGGAAAGCAAAAACTTCAAATTGCGCAGGAAATCAGCCAATTAAAAAAATCGTTGCAAGAAACCATTGATCAGCGCGCTAACTTAATAATAAAAATTGGCGAACAAGTTTATAAAATGCTGCGTATGTCATCATTGCACGATGATACATTGACTGAAATGGCGCAGCCGTTACTAGATTTAGATAAACAAATCTATCAAATCCGGCAATCATTAGAAGAGCTGAACAAGACGACAGCAAACGGAAATGCTTGTTCGAATTGCAGATCCCCTGTCAGTGAAAATGACAGATTTTGCGGCAGCTGCGGATCTAAAATAGCAGCAATGAATACGGCAGATAATGAAGAACGAATTCAATGTGGAACATGCAGCGCGACTGTCCCTGCCACAGCCCAATTTTGCGGATGCTGCGGCGTAAAGATATAG
- a CDS encoding zinc ribbon domain-containing protein has translation MYCSTCGAENSASNNYCINDGTKLKPYQGKYSLDKSASQFCSNCGNAAAPSDNYCGSCGTTLYSYKKTGSKDAISPVKANVQITRAIPKFNMEFFKPALFSSAAALLLVFIMSFVVFSTNKNTSLSFLEKELNIDVNEVIKDAEIMTDSIPEPDSLFGLTDMVMASHFISPVFKVDMNIDEPISGEIKLSFGAMILLLIPLLSLFSSGMIYQKISRETSPASLFYGAITVGIIYGLLLVIISLFSGFDYDVDSELLSIKIHTSYSIFSAFIKGFGFAFLFSYIGMLFAINFKKATGHLSQVHEYGEAIHQGISTFFRSMLAFSVISIIIFKMMTDKFLNQLAWLIGDATVQQIIDKSSQFVLAIGTQIGLFTWNLSSFGTLKLVGRSDDEDSIFTYSMFKGIETKGDFTDLDLYKFHEIIDSSNFGLYTKLGTLLLIILFIWSGYRISKKASNSLVSIVIYSFVYSLLFSLLTAITKFHISGTASNESSFEMMLGFSGIAGFIKSYLMSFIFAYAGTFIAKWKS, from the coding sequence ATGTACTGCAGCACTTGCGGAGCAGAAAATTCCGCTTCAAATAATTACTGCATTAATGATGGTACGAAATTAAAACCTTATCAAGGAAAATATTCTTTAGATAAATCTGCTTCTCAATTTTGTTCAAACTGCGGGAATGCCGCAGCTCCAAGTGATAATTATTGCGGTTCATGCGGCACGACTCTTTACAGCTATAAGAAAACGGGCTCAAAAGATGCAATCAGCCCCGTAAAAGCGAATGTTCAAATCACCCGTGCTATTCCGAAGTTTAATATGGAATTTTTTAAGCCGGCCCTTTTCTCTTCAGCAGCTGCTCTATTACTCGTATTTATTATGAGTTTTGTCGTATTTAGTACAAACAAAAATACTTCATTGTCTTTTCTTGAAAAAGAATTAAACATCGATGTAAATGAAGTCATTAAAGATGCCGAGATTATGACTGACTCAATTCCTGAACCGGATTCATTATTCGGATTAACAGACATGGTAATGGCTTCCCATTTCATATCCCCGGTATTTAAGGTAGATATGAATATTGACGAGCCTATATCTGGGGAAATAAAATTATCTTTTGGTGCCATGATCTTATTATTAATTCCTTTGTTATCTCTATTCTCATCAGGAATGATTTATCAAAAAATATCGAGGGAGACTTCCCCTGCGAGCCTTTTTTATGGAGCCATAACTGTTGGTATCATATATGGATTGCTATTAGTGATTATTTCTCTGTTCAGCGGATTCGATTATGATGTAGATTCTGAATTACTATCTATAAAAATACATACTTCTTACTCAATTTTTTCAGCATTTATAAAAGGATTCGGTTTTGCATTTCTTTTTAGTTATATCGGGATGCTGTTCGCCATTAACTTTAAAAAAGCTACAGGCCATTTAAGTCAAGTACATGAATATGGAGAAGCTATTCACCAAGGAATATCTACCTTTTTCCGAAGCATGCTGGCTTTTTCTGTCATTTCAATCATTATTTTTAAAATGATGACGGATAAATTTTTAAACCAGTTAGCATGGTTAATTGGAGATGCCACCGTTCAACAAATAATCGATAAATCTTCTCAATTTGTGCTTGCAATCGGGACACAAATAGGATTGTTTACTTGGAATCTATCAAGCTTCGGTACACTGAAGCTTGTTGGACGATCAGATGACGAGGATTCCATATTCACCTATTCGATGTTCAAAGGAATTGAAACGAAGGGTGATTTTACGGATTTGGATTTATACAAATTCCATGAAATAATAGATAGTTCAAATTTCGGATTGTACACGAAACTCGGAACTCTTTTATTAATTATTCTTTTTATATGGTCAGGCTATAGAATTTCAAAAAAAGCATCAAATTCATTGGTGTCTATCGTTATTTACAGCTTTGTATACTCTCTCCTTTTCAGTTTATTAACTGCTATCACAAAATTCCACATTTCAGGAACCGCTAGTAATGAGTCTTCATTCGAAATGATGCTTGGATTCAGTGGAATAGCAGGGTTTATTAAGAGTTACTTAATGTCCTTTATTTTTGCATATGCAGGTACTTTTATTGCGAAATGGAAAAGTTAA
- a CDS encoding zinc ribbon domain-containing protein, translated as MKYCKNCGEKLSANQTFCTNCGTQFDSREIAANRTMQKRERQQLSAKMKATIVSVIVILAVLAGSHLYFSAQSKPIKTVEKFEQAVRNKDAKALADIMNNGQNKLTVSDKEAASYINYLTKENDFKEISKELKRQAYSIEGYKKLEPIQDIYGNKLIKLKKLSKKQWLFYDQYGIEFFPIQLNVSSNLENTEIWLNGKKVKKLKESELSEKIGYIFPGEQKIKSVFNGEYAKLTAEDTLDFADSEENVLDVYMELDGASIVVYSNDENAVLFVNGKSTGKKIADIDSFGPVPTDGTIKLHAERTINGKTEKTEEFEVTDDSSIDFIFEEPETEAASAEADIQGYMDAIGEEQIESFMYDHFVTQVNAFNNRDFDVAKETLDPNGKSYIENRKYIKYLEEKGITEEFHDMELIDYEPVDGGFNVTTEESYTIYYGDGTSKYKEFRSKFYLTVLEEGLKVHTLIETKELYSDDL; from the coding sequence ATGAAATATTGTAAAAATTGCGGCGAGAAATTATCTGCAAACCAGACATTTTGTACGAATTGCGGTACCCAGTTCGACAGCCGCGAGATTGCGGCCAATCGTACAATGCAAAAAAGAGAACGGCAGCAGCTTTCTGCAAAAATGAAAGCAACAATTGTTTCAGTTATCGTGATACTAGCTGTTCTTGCCGGAAGCCATCTTTATTTTTCAGCCCAATCAAAGCCAATAAAAACGGTGGAAAAATTTGAACAAGCTGTAAGGAATAAAGATGCGAAAGCCCTTGCCGATATCATGAATAATGGACAGAATAAGCTCACTGTCTCTGATAAGGAAGCTGCCTCATATATCAATTACCTTACGAAAGAAAATGATTTTAAAGAGATCAGCAAAGAACTTAAGAGGCAGGCATACAGTATAGAAGGATATAAAAAACTCGAGCCGATACAGGATATTTACGGAAATAAACTGATTAAATTAAAAAAGCTTTCAAAAAAACAGTGGTTATTCTATGATCAATATGGAATCGAATTTTTTCCAATTCAATTAAATGTTTCATCAAATCTGGAAAACACAGAAATCTGGCTTAATGGGAAAAAGGTTAAGAAATTAAAAGAAAGCGAACTCTCCGAAAAAATCGGCTATATCTTTCCGGGAGAACAAAAGATAAAAAGTGTTTTCAACGGGGAATACGCCAAATTGACCGCTGAAGACACCTTGGATTTCGCCGATTCCGAAGAAAATGTATTGGACGTTTATATGGAGCTGGACGGCGCAAGCATTGTTGTTTACTCTAACGACGAAAATGCTGTGTTGTTCGTAAATGGAAAAAGCACCGGAAAGAAAATCGCAGATATTGACAGCTTCGGTCCTGTTCCAACTGACGGAACAATTAAGCTTCATGCCGAAAGAACTATCAATGGGAAAACAGAAAAAACCGAGGAATTTGAAGTAACCGATGACTCAAGTATCGACTTCATTTTCGAAGAACCGGAAACAGAAGCTGCTTCTGCCGAAGCCGATATACAAGGATACATGGATGCCATTGGAGAAGAACAAATAGAGTCATTTATGTACGATCACTTTGTTACTCAAGTAAATGCCTTTAATAACCGGGATTTTGATGTAGCGAAAGAAACGCTTGATCCGAATGGCAAATCATATATTGAGAATAGAAAATATATCAAATACTTAGAAGAAAAAGGCATTACCGAAGAGTTTCATGATATGGAATTAATCGATTATGAACCGGTGGATGGCGGCTTTAACGTGACTACCGAGGAGAGCTATACGATTTATTATGGGGATGGAACGTCGAAGTATAAAGAATTCCGATCAAAATTTTACTTAACAGTTTTAGAAGAAGGTTTAAAAGTGCACACACTAATTGAGACGAAAGAATTGTACAGCGATGATCTTTAG
- a CDS encoding bifunctional metallophosphatase/5'-nucleotidase produces the protein MIRKKIKKHIGLFFAAMLTAASFAAPVAGFAQSPEQKAVYWNGSVLKTGQIGKINVLKSTKLWKWDKNKKAQVVRTLKAGEQYRVYGYDAKDGGLYFLGSGLFVKKQPGFVKYETPSKEKLALVNGHKREQETPKVEPKPFAFTIMHTNDTHAHLDNAARRITAIENIRKKTKHSILLDAGDVFSGTLFFNKYLGQADLQFMNQARYDAMVPGNHEFDKGPKPFADFVKNAKFPIVSSNIVYNKEPELKNLFKGGVGKNAKGGGIYEAIILNVGGEKVGIFGLTTEETAILANPGKNIVFENAKTKAQQAVNLLKKEDVNKIIALSHLGYKYDVELGEQVKGIDVIVGGHSHTKLEEPAALHVKEEPTIIVQANEYSKFLGRVDVYFDEKGVLEDWRGQLIDLDAVDGNKNYVIPSNQKAQALYEELKKPLDEMKAEIVGKTKVFLDGERQNVHTKETNLGNFVADGMLAKAQESTTATIAIQNGGGIRSSINEGNISMGDVLTVMPFANTLVTLELTGAEIIEALENGVSKVEEQAGRFPQVAGMKFTYDPKKPAGSRIVDVQVKTDKGFAPIDKTAKYIVATNAYMADGGDGYTVFKKAKEEGRMTELFIPDYQVFIDYLQKFDAVEPKVEGRINIVQ, from the coding sequence ATGATTAGGAAAAAAATCAAAAAACACATTGGTTTATTTTTTGCTGCAATGTTGACAGCAGCAAGTTTCGCAGCACCAGTAGCCGGGTTTGCCCAATCTCCTGAACAAAAGGCTGTATACTGGAACGGCTCCGTGTTAAAAACAGGGCAAATTGGCAAAATTAATGTTTTAAAATCTACGAAGTTATGGAAATGGGATAAAAACAAAAAGGCGCAAGTCGTTCGTACGCTAAAAGCGGGTGAACAATACCGTGTTTATGGCTATGATGCGAAAGACGGCGGCTTATACTTCTTAGGATCCGGTCTCTTTGTTAAAAAACAACCTGGTTTCGTAAAATACGAGACTCCTTCAAAAGAAAAGCTTGCCCTTGTCAATGGTCATAAACGTGAGCAAGAAACGCCTAAAGTCGAGCCAAAACCATTTGCTTTTACTATCATGCATACAAACGATACACACGCTCACTTAGATAACGCAGCCCGCCGCATTACAGCGATTGAAAATATTCGTAAAAAAACAAAACATTCCATTTTGCTTGATGCGGGAGATGTCTTTTCTGGAACGTTATTTTTCAACAAATACTTAGGCCAGGCAGATTTACAGTTTATGAATCAGGCGCGCTACGACGCGATGGTGCCCGGCAACCACGAATTTGACAAAGGGCCTAAGCCATTTGCCGATTTCGTGAAAAACGCAAAATTCCCAATCGTTAGCTCCAATATCGTTTACAATAAAGAGCCTGAGTTGAAAAACTTGTTTAAGGGCGGCGTAGGCAAAAATGCTAAAGGCGGCGGCATTTACGAAGCAATTATTTTAAATGTCGGCGGCGAAAAGGTCGGCATCTTCGGTTTAACAACAGAGGAGACAGCGATTCTTGCTAACCCTGGTAAAAACATTGTATTTGAAAACGCCAAAACAAAAGCACAACAAGCAGTTAACTTGCTGAAAAAAGAAGATGTGAACAAAATTATTGCTTTAAGCCACTTAGGTTATAAATACGATGTAGAATTAGGGGAACAAGTAAAAGGCATTGATGTGATCGTCGGCGGTCATAGCCATACAAAACTTGAAGAACCGGCAGCGCTTCACGTCAAAGAAGAGCCGACTATTATTGTCCAAGCCAATGAATATAGTAAATTCTTAGGTCGCGTTGATGTCTACTTTGACGAAAAAGGAGTTCTTGAAGACTGGCGCGGACAATTAATTGACCTTGACGCGGTGGATGGAAACAAAAATTATGTCATCCCTTCCAATCAAAAAGCGCAAGCCTTATATGAGGAATTGAAAAAACCTTTAGATGAAATGAAAGCAGAAATTGTCGGCAAAACAAAAGTCTTTCTGGATGGGGAACGTCAAAATGTCCACACAAAAGAAACCAACTTAGGAAACTTTGTTGCTGACGGCATGCTTGCAAAAGCGCAAGAAAGCACAACAGCAACGATCGCGATTCAAAATGGGGGCGGAATTCGCTCTTCGATTAATGAAGGAAATATTTCAATGGGTGATGTATTAACGGTAATGCCGTTTGCGAATACGCTTGTAACGCTTGAATTAACAGGAGCAGAAATTATTGAAGCGCTCGAAAATGGTGTCAGCAAAGTTGAAGAGCAAGCTGGCCGCTTCCCTCAAGTTGCCGGTATGAAATTTACGTACGATCCGAAAAAACCTGCGGGCAGCCGCATTGTTGACGTTCAAGTAAAAACGGATAAAGGATTTGCTCCAATCGATAAAACAGCAAAATATATCGTTGCAACAAACGCTTATATGGCTGACGGCGGCGACGGCTATACGGTCTTTAAGAAAGCGAAAGAAGAAGGACGCATGACAGAGCTATTCATTCCTGACTATCAAGTATTTATCGACTACTTACAAAAATTTGATGCAGTCGAACCGAAGGTAGAAGGTCGTATTAATATTGTTCAATAA
- a CDS encoding Ig-like domain-containing protein, with protein MRSGKKIFSFFLGIALITISFVKTNTASASSPIELPLGTTVSGYITDTDDEQIYMINLKQAGRVTVKLDSYIAGVYIGLEDSDGNEVFRKYVSEGNPVNPAKWSDWKDLEAGTYYIKVNKSSSTGKYDLRVNYEAANNNEIGPNNGTVQAQPLALNSQTVTGFISWNDSNDYYKVVLPKSGRVTVKLDSFIAGVYIGLEDSEGNEVFSKYVSEGNPANPAKWSDWKDLEAGTYYIKVNKSSSTGKYDLKVNYEAAKNNEIEPNNGTVQAQPLAVNSQTVTGFISWNDSNDYYKVVLPKSGRVTVKLDSFIAGVYIGLEDSEGNEVFSKYVSEGNPANPAKWSEWKDLKAGTYYIKVNKSTSTGKYTLSVQSPDLLPAPPTVNLVSNKSKSVTGKTVPNGTVSVKINSKVYTGKSDSKGAFNVSIPVQKAGTKLYVTVKDKSGYTSKERAVVVADRIPPAAPSVNTITSKSKTITGKAEANSTVIAYVGSQKIGSAKADKYGKYTIKITPKKTGTSIKVIAVDGSGNKSAGKVVKVKK; from the coding sequence ATGAGAAGCGGTAAAAAGATATTTTCTTTTTTCTTAGGGATTGCTCTTATTACGATCTCATTTGTGAAAACGAATACGGCATCCGCCAGTTCGCCGATAGAATTGCCGTTAGGTACAACAGTTTCTGGATACATTACTGACACCGATGATGAACAAATTTACATGATAAATTTAAAGCAAGCCGGGAGAGTTACAGTTAAACTCGACTCTTATATAGCTGGGGTGTATATAGGACTGGAAGATTCAGATGGAAATGAAGTATTCAGGAAATATGTTTCTGAAGGCAATCCGGTAAATCCGGCAAAATGGTCAGACTGGAAGGATCTTGAAGCAGGAACATATTATATTAAAGTTAATAAAAGCTCTTCTACTGGAAAATACGATTTAAGAGTAAACTACGAGGCGGCCAATAACAATGAAATCGGACCTAATAACGGGACAGTGCAAGCACAGCCGCTTGCGTTAAATAGCCAAACAGTAACCGGATTTATCAGCTGGAATGACAGCAATGATTATTACAAGGTCGTCTTGCCGAAATCAGGCAGGGTAACAGTTAAGCTGGACTCTTTTATAGCTGGAGTGTATATAGGATTGGAAGATTCAGAGGGAAATGAAGTATTCAGTAAATATGTTTCTGAAGGCAATCCGGCAAATCCGGCAAAATGGTCAGACTGGAAGGATCTTGAAGCAGGAACATATTATATTAAAGTTAATAAAAGCTCTTCTACTGGAAAATACGATTTAAAAGTAAACTACGAGGCGGCCAAAAACAATGAAATCGAACCTAATAACGGGACAGTGCAAGCACAGCCACTTGCGGTCAATAGCCAAACAGTAACCGGATTTATCAGCTGGAATGACAGCAATGATTATTACAAGGTCGTCTTGCCGAAATCAGGCAGGGTAACAGTTAAGCTGGACTCTTTTATAGCTGGAGTGTATATAGGATTGGAAGATTCAGAGGGAAATGAAGTATTCAGTAAATATGTTTCTGAAGGCAATCCGGCAAATCCGGCAAAATGGTCAGAGTGGAAGGATCTTAAAGCAGGGACATATTATATTAAAGTTAATAAAAGCACTTCTACGGGAAAATACACACTCAGCGTCCAATCCCCTGATTTGTTGCCTGCACCGCCAACTGTAAATTTAGTAAGCAATAAGAGCAAGTCGGTGACAGGAAAAACGGTGCCAAATGGAACGGTTTCCGTGAAAATCAACTCGAAAGTATATACCGGCAAAAGCGACAGCAAAGGAGCCTTTAACGTTAGTATTCCGGTGCAAAAAGCCGGTACGAAGCTGTATGTAACAGTGAAAGACAAATCTGGTTATACAAGCAAAGAGAGAGCAGTGGTGGTAGCAGATAGAATTCCACCTGCTGCACCAAGCGTTAACACTATTACCAGCAAATCTAAAACGATCACCGGAAAAGCGGAAGCAAACTCCACGGTCATTGCATATGTGGGGAGCCAAAAAATCGGAAGCGCCAAAGCGGATAAGTATGGAAAATATACGATTAAAATAACTCCTAAAAAAACAGGAACATCTATTAAAGTGATTGCTGTTGACGGATCCGGAAATAAGAGTGCTGGAAAAGTTGTAAAGGTGAAAAAGTAA